The following coding sequences lie in one Enterococcus sp. 9E7_DIV0242 genomic window:
- a CDS encoding recombinase family protein: MTKLNSYCEENSIQNFKHYIDNNQSEANLDRPAFKELIDDLKTGKIDKIIVTNIYRISRNFLEVTQIIHSQIELNQAKLITLDSGEYRLGDYNPENGFLRF, translated from the coding sequence ATGACCAAGCTAAATAGCTACTGTGAAGAAAATAGTATTCAAAACTTCAAGCATTATATAGATAATAATCAAAGTGAGGCAAACTTAGATCGTCCGGCATTCAAGGAACTTATAGACGACCTAAAAACTGGCAAAATAGACAAAATCATTGTTACGAATATTTATCGAATCAGCCGAAACTTTTTAGAAGTAACACAAATAATTCATAGTCAGATTGAACTAAACCAAGCAAAACTAATCACGCTAGACAGTGGTGAGTATCGTTTAGGTGACTACAACCCAGAAAATGGATTTTTACGGTTTTAG
- a CDS encoding GntR family transcriptional regulator, giving the protein MSTENLKSQSFQQIRRQIIFCELEPGVKISEKELEKQTGIGRTPIREALIQLRNEKLVYTIPQSGTYVSLVDMCSAANALFARETIEKEVMQECGVKLTAMGEKQLEIILAELNRALQMGNMKKYFEMDNAFYKTCYEIAGRAEIWHWLDASNTHFERYRWLRLQVPKLKWRKITEDYDDLFNALTSRNLSEVSFLTTMHLHLTIEEKSLVLQKFSDYFTADSFFD; this is encoded by the coding sequence ATGTCAACAGAGAATCTCAAATCGCAAAGCTTTCAACAAATCCGGCGACAAATCATTTTTTGTGAACTAGAGCCGGGAGTCAAAATTTCAGAGAAAGAACTGGAAAAACAGACAGGCATCGGCCGAACACCGATTCGAGAAGCGCTCATCCAACTGAGAAATGAAAAACTGGTGTACACGATTCCGCAAAGCGGTACGTATGTTTCATTGGTCGATATGTGCTCCGCTGCCAATGCGCTATTTGCTCGGGAAACAATTGAAAAGGAAGTTATGCAGGAATGTGGGGTCAAACTAACCGCTATGGGAGAGAAACAGTTGGAGATCATTCTGGCTGAATTGAATCGAGCTTTGCAGATGGGCAACATGAAAAAATATTTTGAGATGGACAATGCGTTTTATAAAACGTGCTATGAAATAGCCGGGAGAGCAGAAATCTGGCATTGGCTAGATGCCAGCAACACCCATTTTGAACGTTATCGCTGGTTGCGTCTGCAGGTTCCTAAGCTAAAATGGCGGAAAATTACTGAAGATTATGATGACCTATTCAACGCACTGACCAGTCGCAATTTGTCGGAGGTCTCCTTCTTGACCACTATGCATTTACACCTGACAATAGAAGAGAAATCGTTGGTTCTTCAGAAATTTTCAGATTACTTTACAGCGGATTCTTTTTTTGATTAA
- a CDS encoding cysteine hydrolase family protein, translating into MKKEALVIIDIQNDITKNYKEIIDTINTAIDWAVAKDMPIVYIRHENLSAGTRTFKTGTHGAELASDLKVVSENVFTKYKGNALTSEEFSRFISDNEITDFIITGADAVACVKSTCYNMRKAGYGVTVLRDCITSYDKRKLDEMLRYYESKGSVISELNELVG; encoded by the coding sequence ATGAAAAAAGAAGCTTTAGTAATCATTGACATTCAAAACGATATCACAAAAAATTACAAGGAAATTATTGATACTATCAATACTGCCATTGATTGGGCAGTCGCTAAGGATATGCCCATTGTCTATATCAGGCATGAAAATTTATCTGCCGGTACACGTACATTTAAAACAGGTACTCATGGTGCTGAACTAGCTTCTGATTTGAAGGTCGTATCAGAGAATGTTTTCACCAAATATAAAGGAAATGCACTAACCAGCGAAGAATTCTCACGCTTTATTAGTGACAATGAAATCACTGACTTCATCATAACCGGAGCAGATGCCGTGGCTTGTGTTAAATCTACCTGTTACAACATGCGAAAAGCAGGGTATGGCGTCACTGTCCTACGTGATTGCATCACGAGCTATGATAAAAGAAAACTGGACGAGATGTTGCGCTATTATGAAAGTAAGGGTAGTGTGATCAGCGAGTTGAATGAATTGGTTGGTTAG
- a CDS encoding hydantoinase/oxoprolinase family protein: MTRSVRMGIDVGGTHTKAVAIDNATHEIIGKSSVKTTHDDQRGVAKGVVQSFQNCLTENNISPDDVVFVAHSTTQATNALIEGDVAKVGVIGMSKGGLEGFLAKRQTKLDDIDLGNNKKIKIVNSYIPLKQLSVPKVEETILQLESDGAKVLVSSMAFGVDNGEPEKIVHEAAEEKKIPTTMASDITKLYGLTRRTRTAAINASILPKMLDTATSTEGSVREAGVNVPLMIMRGDGGVMEITEMKKRPVLTMLSGPAASVMGSLMYLRASNGVYFEVGGTTTNIGVIKNGRPAIDYSIVGGHPTYISSLDVRVLGCAGGSMVRADKSGVIDVGPRSAHIAGLDYAVFTDEEKMKSPRVEFFSPKEGDPADYVKVIMEDGSEVTITNSCAANVLGLVQEEHFSYGNVESARKALQALGDYCGTTAEEIAKQIMERAYAKIEPVILELAEKYKLEKDQISLVGVGGGAASLIIYFSEKMGVKYSIPENAEVISSIGVALAMVRDVVERIIPSPSTEDIRSIKNEAMNKAVESGATPESVEIHIEIDPQTSKVTAIATGSTEVKATDLTKEATAEEALELAAEDMRLALDQVELLAKNKYFYVIGEKGCQNTSGAVRIVDKKGFIKVQRGRGMSSVVRAGEYLEAMAGLWDSMAVYQTELIARPDFYMCVGARVIDFSATDFDQLQLLTDLEVGTLDPDEEVIVVAANIKQT, encoded by the coding sequence ATGACACGTTCAGTAAGAATGGGCATCGACGTTGGCGGTACCCACACAAAAGCAGTTGCAATCGACAATGCAACCCATGAGATCATTGGAAAGTCATCTGTAAAGACAACCCATGATGACCAACGTGGGGTTGCAAAAGGTGTTGTCCAATCGTTTCAAAATTGCTTAACTGAAAATAATATCAGTCCGGATGATGTCGTTTTCGTTGCTCATTCCACCACTCAGGCGACCAATGCTTTGATCGAAGGCGATGTAGCCAAAGTAGGGGTGATCGGTATGTCTAAAGGAGGTCTGGAAGGTTTTCTGGCAAAACGACAAACGAAGCTGGACGATATTGATCTAGGTAATAACAAAAAAATAAAGATCGTAAACTCTTATATTCCTTTGAAACAATTGAGCGTTCCTAAAGTGGAGGAGACGATTCTGCAGTTGGAAAGCGATGGTGCTAAGGTGCTGGTTTCTTCAATGGCTTTTGGCGTAGACAATGGGGAGCCGGAAAAAATCGTTCACGAAGCAGCGGAAGAAAAAAAGATTCCGACTACGATGGCTTCGGACATTACCAAGCTTTATGGTCTGACTCGGCGAACAAGGACCGCAGCAATCAATGCATCGATCCTACCTAAGATGCTGGACACAGCAACCTCTACAGAAGGTTCGGTTAGAGAAGCAGGAGTCAATGTTCCGCTGATGATCATGCGGGGCGATGGTGGTGTAATGGAAATTACCGAAATGAAGAAGCGACCTGTGTTGACGATGCTTTCCGGACCAGCGGCTTCTGTCATGGGTTCCCTGATGTATTTACGAGCATCCAATGGTGTGTATTTTGAAGTAGGAGGAACAACAACCAATATTGGGGTTATCAAAAATGGCCGTCCGGCTATCGATTACTCAATAGTTGGTGGTCATCCTACCTATATTTCTTCTTTGGATGTGCGTGTTTTAGGGTGTGCTGGTGGCTCGATGGTTCGTGCAGACAAAAGCGGTGTAATTGACGTAGGTCCTCGTTCTGCCCATATTGCTGGATTGGACTATGCAGTCTTTACGGATGAAGAAAAAATGAAGAGCCCTCGAGTGGAATTCTTCTCACCGAAAGAAGGCGATCCGGCAGATTATGTGAAGGTCATCATGGAAGATGGTAGTGAAGTGACAATTACCAACTCATGTGCGGCGAATGTTCTTGGATTAGTCCAAGAAGAACATTTCTCTTATGGAAATGTTGAATCTGCCCGCAAAGCGTTACAGGCATTAGGTGATTATTGCGGAACAACGGCAGAGGAGATTGCTAAGCAGATTATGGAGCGGGCTTATGCAAAAATTGAACCGGTCATTCTAGAATTGGCTGAAAAATACAAGCTGGAAAAAGACCAGATCTCTTTGGTAGGAGTTGGTGGCGGTGCTGCATCGCTGATTATCTACTTTTCAGAAAAAATGGGCGTAAAGTATTCGATTCCGGAAAATGCCGAAGTTATTTCTTCTATCGGCGTTGCACTGGCAATGGTTCGAGATGTAGTAGAACGGATCATTCCCTCCCCAAGCACAGAAGACATTCGTTCCATTAAAAATGAAGCAATGAATAAAGCCGTAGAATCTGGGGCTACACCTGAATCAGTAGAAATCCACATAGAGATCGATCCGCAGACGTCCAAGGTTACGGCGATCGCTACTGGCTCAACGGAAGTTAAGGCGACGGATTTGACCAAAGAAGCAACAGCGGAAGAAGCGCTTGAACTAGCGGCAGAGGATATGCGTCTTGCGCTTGATCAAGTAGAGCTGCTGGCGAAAAATAAGTATTTTTATGTTATTGGCGAGAAGGGCTGCCAAAATACGTCCGGAGCAGTTCGGATCGTTGATAAAAAAGGTTTCATCAAAGTTCAACGAGGTCGGGGAATGTCTTCTGTTGTTCGGGCCGGGGAGTATCTGGAGGCGATGGCCGGTCTTTGGGATAGTATGGCGGTGTATCAGACAGAATTGATTGCCAGACCGGATTTCTACATGTGTGTGGGCGCTAGAGTCATCGACTTTTCCGCGACGGACTTTGACCAGTTGCAGCTTCTAACTGATTTAGAAGTTGGCACTCTTGATCCGGATGAAGAGGTGATCGTTGTTGCCGCCAATATCAAGCAAACCTAA
- a CDS encoding immunoglobulin-like domain-containing protein gives MNTLKKTILFSVGLLSSLTFLGFITQDDHSSAAVKDTIPPKIEHVADCTLTLKEAKDFDPLEKVQAFDNIDGNLTEKITLNSNLKKDTAGKYELIYSVTDSSGNKTSKTRTVTIAPDKETTSSVAPTVVEPEPVETEVPVTEEIQDTVEYAEPTLDSTPVESEPVLVEEAPLTIPQPEPEPVVPQQNATISFLGVTIPFINYNGASAAPASGAGTWTGTGAVNDGAPTHFIGHNPGDFAAVMNITVGTPITVVDGQGNTRTYSVYEVIDVYDDGINAHDPNDNTWSRVIEAGGERISLQTCITDTMNRIVLAS, from the coding sequence ATGAATACGCTAAAAAAAACGATACTTTTTTCTGTTGGTTTGTTGTCCTCACTGACTTTTTTAGGATTTATAACCCAAGATGACCATTCCAGTGCAGCAGTAAAAGATACAATTCCCCCTAAAATCGAGCATGTTGCAGACTGCACCTTGACACTGAAAGAAGCAAAAGATTTTGATCCCTTAGAAAAGGTTCAAGCTTTTGATAACATAGATGGGAATCTGACAGAAAAAATAACACTGAACAGTAATTTAAAGAAAGATACGGCTGGAAAATATGAATTGATTTACTCTGTCACAGACAGCAGCGGTAACAAAACGTCTAAAACAAGAACAGTCACTATTGCTCCAGACAAAGAAACCACCTCAAGCGTAGCGCCTACTGTCGTTGAGCCAGAACCTGTTGAAACAGAAGTTCCAGTCACTGAAGAGATTCAAGACACAGTCGAATACGCAGAACCAACATTGGACAGTACACCTGTAGAAAGTGAACCTGTATTGGTTGAAGAAGCACCTTTGACCATTCCACAACCAGAACCTGAACCAGTCGTTCCACAACAAAATGCTACGATCAGCTTCTTAGGAGTAACGATTCCTTTTATCAATTATAATGGTGCCAGTGCTGCACCTGCTAGCGGTGCTGGAACTTGGACAGGTACAGGGGCGGTCAATGATGGCGCACCTACCCACTTTATCGGACATAATCCAGGCGACTTCGCAGCAGTAATGAACATCACAGTGGGGACACCGATTACCGTAGTCGATGGACAAGGGAATACTCGTACCTATTCCGTCTATGAAGTGATCGATGTCTACGATGATGGCATCAATGCCCATGACCCTAACGACAATACTTGGTCAAGAGTTATTGAAGCGGGCGGAGAACGCATTTCGCTTCAAACCTGTATTACCGATACAATGAACCGAATCGTTTTAGCAAGCTAA
- a CDS encoding helix-turn-helix transcriptional regulator, producing MQINRLFEIVYILLDKKSVTAKELTEHFGVSRRTICRDIDALSSAGIPVYTKRGKGGGISLLPNFILNKSLLNEREQTEILSALYGLSSIKTNDTDQVLQKLSTRFNKTMTNWMDVDFSDWSHENDFFNDFKTAILERRIIEFDYYNQAGDKSFRRVEPIQVWFKSKAWYLKGFSLAKQDMRTFKIARIKNLVVTNESFAEREPLPILTKPEICTPEEPNVVNIKLRVEPERAFRVFDDFHESMIEKQSDGSFIVTVSWPENNWLYGFILSFGKYAEVLEPEHIRNIIKNEAQTISKKYL from the coding sequence ATGCAGATAAACAGGCTATTTGAAATAGTTTATATCCTCTTGGACAAGAAAAGTGTGACTGCCAAAGAATTGACTGAACACTTCGGTGTTTCAAGACGAACCATTTGCCGTGATATAGATGCCTTAAGCTCAGCAGGGATTCCTGTCTATACGAAAAGAGGAAAGGGCGGTGGTATCAGTCTTTTACCTAATTTTATCTTGAATAAATCGCTGCTGAACGAAAGGGAACAAACAGAGATTTTATCTGCACTCTATGGGTTATCCAGTATTAAAACAAACGATACTGACCAAGTGTTGCAAAAATTGTCCACACGATTCAACAAAACTATGACCAACTGGATGGATGTAGATTTTTCGGACTGGAGTCATGAAAATGATTTTTTTAATGACTTCAAGACCGCTATATTAGAACGACGGATCATTGAATTTGATTACTACAATCAAGCAGGCGATAAATCCTTTCGCCGTGTGGAACCTATACAGGTTTGGTTCAAATCCAAGGCCTGGTACCTAAAAGGCTTTTCCTTAGCTAAACAGGACATGAGAACATTCAAAATAGCACGAATCAAGAACCTTGTTGTAACGAATGAAAGCTTTGCGGAACGCGAGCCACTGCCCATATTGACAAAACCTGAAATATGCACCCCCGAGGAACCAAATGTCGTTAACATCAAGCTTCGTGTGGAACCGGAAAGAGCCTTCCGAGTATTTGATGACTTTCATGAGAGTATGATAGAAAAACAATCAGATGGCAGCTTTATCGTGACCGTCTCTTGGCCGGAGAACAATTGGCTATATGGGTTCATTTTATCGTTTGGAAAATACGCTGAAGTGCTAGAGCCGGAACATATTCGAAATATCATAAAAAATGAAGCACAAACTATTTCAAAAAAATATTTATAA
- a CDS encoding TPM domain-containing protein: MGNTTSDRAAASTWYDRYKKRFNKRYICAWIYLIIGMSLSLLLFLVALVGVSNYIDSKEEVAELEKERSLLREKRQPSMTDDFLKKFEESQEEFTHDWQTSKDSYTVTISGQELLIDRKNIFVSDNAKVLKNETKRKVYQMNKEFSQFKDGQQLMVVTIQSLPKSATIESFATELFNQLGIGQADKNNGVLFMMSIDDRKTRIEVGYGLEATMTDAQAGSILENEETVSDFRDEEYDTGINRILDQLYSRLGSITPEYDLKIKNAEEELNSTTEVIIFLVVCSLLFLVSSVLIFIKTKKLRKQMNQLSEDDIYFLYLTGTPFIFSVRKLKARIDTGRIMSKHTGAVRKGKNILVGNYLYDSTGAIITRDYTSYNSSSDSNSSGDSFGGGSSGGGGASGGW, from the coding sequence ATGGGAAACACTACTAGTGATAGAGCTGCTGCATCAACATGGTATGATCGCTATAAAAAACGATTCAATAAACGCTATATTTGTGCATGGATTTATTTAATTATAGGAATGTCACTTTCATTATTACTATTTTTAGTGGCATTGGTAGGGGTATCGAATTACATTGATTCAAAAGAAGAGGTAGCTGAGCTAGAAAAAGAGCGTTCGTTACTTAGAGAAAAACGCCAGCCTTCAATGACGGATGATTTTCTGAAAAAATTTGAGGAAAGTCAAGAAGAATTCACACACGACTGGCAAACTTCAAAAGATAGTTACACTGTAACGATCAGTGGCCAAGAATTATTGATCGATCGAAAGAATATTTTCGTTTCAGATAATGCGAAGGTGTTAAAAAATGAAACGAAGCGTAAAGTTTATCAGATGAACAAAGAGTTTTCACAATTTAAAGATGGGCAGCAATTAATGGTCGTAACGATTCAATCGTTACCTAAGTCTGCAACGATTGAATCGTTTGCTACAGAGTTATTTAATCAATTAGGTATTGGTCAAGCTGATAAAAATAACGGAGTTTTATTTATGATGTCAATTGATGATCGTAAGACAAGGATCGAGGTAGGCTATGGTTTAGAAGCAACAATGACGGATGCACAAGCAGGTTCTATCCTCGAAAATGAAGAGACAGTGTCTGACTTTAGAGATGAAGAATATGATACGGGAATCAACCGGATTCTGGATCAATTATATAGTCGACTTGGTTCCATTACTCCTGAATATGATTTGAAGATAAAGAATGCAGAGGAGGAATTGAACAGCACAACAGAAGTCATTATTTTCTTAGTTGTCTGTAGTTTGCTCTTTTTAGTAAGCAGTGTTTTAATTTTTATAAAAACCAAGAAGTTAAGAAAGCAAATGAATCAACTGTCAGAGGATGATATTTATTTCTTATATCTTACGGGGACTCCTTTCATTTTCTCAGTTCGCAAACTTAAAGCAAGGATCGATACTGGAAGAATCATGTCAAAACATACCGGTGCTGTACGTAAAGGAAAAAACATTTTAGTAGGCAATTATCTCTATGATTCGACGGGCGCCATAATTACGCGTGATTATACTTCCTATAATTCATCTAGTGATAGTAACTCATCTGGTGATTCGTTTGGAGGTGGCTCATCCGGAGGGGGAGGTGCTTCTGGAGGTTGGTAA
- a CDS encoding helix-turn-helix domain-containing protein — translation MIESFIEKDILRQVKLVEYLYELEKLTLREVAKRLQVTTNTVKRDFAKVLLVLETQIEWSEITSTTIALIFNSSFTRYDLIKKIYQDSYFLKTCAYYLLGESDYLTLVEAEFISVAKAFTIRKQVETYFKAAGIMDENSEFIPNEIRYRLVVISVWMRCDILDKLLVPNEYKTATVFVDQVLFKFANGYEKNKREYQFLLLNTYLSIRRSKDFSLTYGEEAMTYLKNMPTFHQLMDVNKLVLTKEKLPETEIQYLASIYKTIPLNTSNYLIVEMNYQRERELMIEKNGMIRQLIQHFENEFGVDLFNHILFEKPFMNFIYSLWQDTQAFSAEKHFYLSNQQLRLTERIKHVLEAWQKQFDLEAEVTFNQTALEKFCSQVTASLLQKRSPKFVFFFIAEDELSHTIYRENLKRWLNLDYNIMDSTMYYSLDELPIYVEEWPSIIICERSLKHDTTIPDSITFFPISRNSILEDTKNILAYVYNWKTE, via the coding sequence GTGATTGAATCATTTATTGAAAAGGATATACTTCGACAAGTCAAATTGGTCGAATACCTTTATGAGTTGGAAAAACTGACCTTGCGAGAGGTTGCCAAGCGGTTACAAGTAACGACGAATACAGTGAAACGAGACTTTGCCAAAGTCCTCTTAGTTTTAGAGACGCAAATCGAGTGGTCAGAAATCACCAGTACAACGATTGCCCTTATTTTCAACAGCTCCTTTACACGATATGATTTAATAAAAAAAATCTACCAAGATTCGTATTTTTTAAAAACATGTGCCTATTATCTGCTGGGTGAATCCGACTACTTAACCCTTGTAGAAGCAGAATTTATTTCGGTCGCCAAAGCTTTTACAATAAGAAAGCAAGTAGAAACCTATTTTAAAGCAGCAGGAATTATGGACGAAAACAGTGAATTTATTCCTAATGAAATCCGTTATCGGTTAGTCGTTATTTCTGTCTGGATGCGTTGTGACATCCTTGATAAGCTACTTGTTCCAAACGAGTATAAAACCGCTACTGTTTTTGTAGATCAAGTGCTATTTAAGTTCGCGAACGGGTATGAAAAGAATAAAAGAGAATATCAATTTTTACTACTCAATACCTATTTATCGATCCGTCGATCTAAAGATTTTTCTTTGACCTATGGGGAAGAAGCAATGACCTATTTGAAAAATATGCCGACCTTTCACCAACTGATGGATGTCAATAAACTGGTTTTGACAAAAGAAAAATTGCCGGAAACAGAAATTCAGTATTTGGCGTCGATTTATAAAACGATCCCACTAAACACAAGCAATTACCTAATTGTGGAAATGAACTATCAAAGAGAAAGAGAATTGATGATTGAAAAAAATGGTATGATTCGACAGTTGATTCAACATTTTGAAAATGAGTTTGGGGTCGATTTATTCAATCATATTTTATTTGAAAAGCCATTTATGAATTTTATCTATTCCTTATGGCAGGATACTCAAGCTTTTTCTGCTGAAAAGCATTTTTACCTAAGCAATCAGCAATTACGATTAACAGAAAGAATCAAACATGTCTTAGAGGCTTGGCAGAAGCAATTCGATTTAGAAGCAGAAGTCACTTTCAATCAGACCGCACTTGAAAAATTTTGCTCTCAAGTAACAGCGAGCTTGCTACAAAAAAGAAGCCCTAAATTTGTTTTCTTCTTTATTGCGGAAGATGAACTATCCCATACAATTTACCGAGAAAATTTAAAACGCTGGTTGAATTTGGACTATAATATTATGGATAGTACGATGTATTATTCCTTAGACGAGCTACCGATTTATGTCGAAGAATGGCCGAGCATCATTATTTGCGAACGTTCCCTGAAACACGATACTACAATTCCTGATTCAATCACCTTTTTCCCTATCTCGCGGAATTCGATTTTAGAGGATACTAAAAATATATTAGCCTATGTTTATAACTGGAAAACTGAATAA
- a CDS encoding AAA family ATPase, producing MILWINGAFGSGKTTVAEILHTKIAHSYIYDPENIGLFLQHNLPEQLRKSDFQEHKEWREWNIHMLKKIYQEYEGDIIVPMTVYKQLRYDEIFKGLKESNMTMHHFQLEVSKAAILKRLKERSLAEFTWGAEKVDEILEAFQAIPIDEKINNETILPEETAQIIMDKVYT from the coding sequence TTGATTCTATGGATAAACGGTGCTTTTGGCTCCGGTAAAACAACTGTAGCAGAAATTTTACATACTAAGATTGCCCATTCTTATATTTACGACCCGGAGAACATTGGACTTTTTCTACAGCATAATTTACCAGAACAGTTACGAAAAAGTGATTTTCAAGAGCATAAGGAATGGCGAGAATGGAACATACATATGTTAAAGAAAATCTATCAAGAGTATGAGGGAGATATCATCGTTCCCATGACGGTTTATAAACAACTGAGGTATGATGAAATCTTCAAGGGTCTAAAGGAATCGAATATGACGATGCATCATTTTCAATTGGAAGTGAGCAAGGCTGCGATTCTTAAGCGATTGAAGGAACGATCTCTGGCGGAGTTTACTTGGGGAGCAGAAAAAGTAGATGAGATTCTTGAAGCCTTCCAAGCGATACCTATAGATGAAAAAATCAACAACGAAACGATATTGCCGGAGGAAACGGCTCAGATAATAATGGATAAGGTATATACCTAA
- a CDS encoding FusB/FusC family EF-G-binding protein — protein sequence MLQPYQYNEVKQEITNLINIYKTVNDKQVVKTSQAMVTLKIEPILGKALHESIYDEYMDVKLTNARAVKIYEKLREHIVPFPTVSAKQIEKSFKKVKKLKYPKLEEYDLKETSYLAWDDIGTQRKYITLFYEEKLVGIYGVMSPQVIKNVCSICNHIGNVAMFLSTTKSSGDGTYTKKGNYVCTDSQACNQQLTSLDALYDFYHTLSK from the coding sequence ATGTTACAACCCTATCAATATAACGAAGTTAAACAAGAAATTACGAATTTAATCAATATATATAAGACTGTCAATGATAAACAAGTTGTCAAAACATCTCAGGCGATGGTCACTTTAAAGATCGAACCGATTTTAGGGAAAGCTCTTCATGAGTCAATTTATGACGAGTACATGGATGTAAAGCTGACGAATGCCAGAGCGGTCAAGATTTATGAAAAACTGAGAGAGCATATCGTACCTTTTCCAACTGTTTCTGCTAAGCAAATCGAGAAGTCGTTTAAAAAGGTAAAGAAACTGAAATACCCTAAACTAGAGGAGTATGATTTAAAAGAAACGAGTTATCTGGCTTGGGATGATATCGGCACGCAAAGAAAGTACATCACACTTTTTTATGAAGAAAAATTAGTTGGGATTTATGGGGTCATGTCTCCGCAGGTCATCAAAAATGTATGTTCTATCTGCAATCACATTGGGAATGTAGCGATGTTTCTGTCTACGACAAAGAGCTCGGGAGATGGAACCTATACCAAAAAGGGTAACTACGTGTGTACGGACAGTCAGGCGTGCAACCAACAGCTGACGAGCTTAGATGCTCTTTATGATTTTTATCATACGTTATCTAAATAA
- a CDS encoding matrixin family metalloprotease, with product MKKYVLTIVLLLSAVLFVSKVEATKPPKFGGVLSQGVRNVRYYISPSASNFTGDIDNAKHNWMYTGWDNPIYMYKQGSNYGTNIDCYGYTDSRSGVGGYVEFFDGSDRPIATGGAAPNRNYYYSILRLNQHYKNNSYMRDRIPRHEMGHALGLAHVNDKSSIMYPTVEGGPRKVDRDASNKITDIYGW from the coding sequence ATGAAAAAATATGTATTAACTATCGTACTTTTGTTATCAGCAGTATTGTTTGTTTCAAAAGTAGAAGCAACAAAGCCACCTAAATTTGGAGGAGTGCTGTCACAAGGTGTTAGAAACGTTCGTTATTATATTTCACCAAGTGCTAGCAATTTTACTGGTGATATTGACAATGCGAAACATAATTGGATGTATACTGGTTGGGATAATCCAATATATATGTATAAACAAGGAAGCAACTACGGTACAAATATTGATTGTTATGGTTATACAGACTCTAGAAGTGGTGTCGGTGGATATGTAGAATTCTTTGACGGTAGCGACCGACCGATAGCAACAGGAGGGGCTGCACCGAATAGAAATTATTATTATTCTATTTTGAGATTAAACCAACACTATAAAAATAATTCATATATGAGAGATAGGATTCCACGCCATGAAATGGGACATGCACTAGGACTAGCTCATGTTAATGATAAAAGCAGTATTATGTACCCAACTGTTGAAGGTGGTCCACGTAAAGTAGACAGAGATGCTAGTAATAAAATTACAGATATTTATGGATGGTGA
- a CDS encoding recombinase family protein: MEKQLRKKIKELKKLDKVKIGYARVSTLDQNLGFSVQLDSLKDCDIIFSEKQSGDNDNRPELTNAISLAKQLSGQNKLVTLQIYKLDRLARIMLTLANIIDELNQHNIKLISLQENIETDSLTGRLLCLVLGYVAEIELDNNIRFRTKEELRKANENVAILGKSALPDKKKRQILELYQLNSIPVRTIAKRLKVSESSIYKTVKDSGIKRRKLVKWPFKTLVIYGKIFIEAIYHYFLYRTSKKDN, encoded by the coding sequence ATGGAAAAACAGCTAAGAAAGAAAATAAAGGAACTGAAGAAATTAGACAAGGTCAAAATCGGGTATGCTCGAGTGAGTACCCTAGATCAAAATTTAGGGTTTTCAGTCCAGCTAGACAGCTTAAAAGATTGTGATATTATCTTTTCAGAAAAACAAAGTGGAGATAATGATAATCGTCCAGAACTGACAAATGCCATATCACTAGCCAAACAACTATCAGGACAGAACAAACTTGTAACATTACAGATTTACAAACTAGACCGCTTAGCCAGAATAATGTTAACGTTGGCAAACATTATCGACGAACTAAACCAGCACAATATAAAGCTCATTTCCTTGCAAGAAAACATTGAAACCGATTCACTAACAGGACGCTTACTATGCTTGGTTCTTGGCTATGTGGCAGAAATTGAGCTAGATAATAATATACGCTTTAGGACTAAAGAAGAGCTAAGAAAAGCTAATGAAAACGTTGCTATACTAGGTAAGTCCGCCCTTCCAGATAAAAAGAAACGACAAATATTGGAGCTATACCAATTGAACTCAATACCAGTAAGAACTATAGCTAAGCGCCTTAAGGTTAGTGAAAGCTCAATCTACAAAACCGTCAAAGACAGCGGTATAAAGCGCCGAAAGCTTGTAAAATGGCCCTTTAAAACACTAGTTATATATGGTAAAATTTTTATTGAAGCCATTTACCATTACTTTTTATATCGAACGTCTAAAAAAGATAACTAA